Within the Flavobacterium sp. N502536 genome, the region CAAAAACCTTGACGTTACTTTTGAAATCGTTTCGCCAATAACCGATATTGATTTTACCATTACGGCTCCACAGGCAGAAGTTTTTCAGGATGTAAAACCTGTTCAGCAAGTGCAGCAGCAAAGAACATTCGAAAGAGAAGAACAAACAACCTTCTCCTTTGATTTGCCAATTTTCAGATCAGAGCCTGAAGTGAAAAAAGAGCCAGTTGTTGAAGAAACTAAAATTTTATTCGAATTAACAAACGAAACCCGTAACATCAAAGTGAATGATCCGGTTTCTTTTGTACCGGTAACGGAACTTTCTGATAAAGGAATCATCAAGTATTCTTTAGAAGAGTACATGGAGGTTGAAAACGATTTAATGACCTCAAAACCGGTTGAAAAAGTGGTAGAAGAAGTAATTCCTGAGGAATTGAATATCACCATGAAACCAAGACCTGATTTTGCTACGGATGCCGATTATTCAACAACGGCTAATGTTTCTCCGATGGAATTGACAATCGAAGAGACTTTACGTTTGAGAGCGGAAGAAAGAAGAAAAAAATTAAAAGAGTTTAATTATAAATTCCATAATAATGTGTCTAGAATTGATGAACTGGAAAAAGAGCCTGCTTACAAAAGATTAGGTATCGATTTGTCTAATTCACAATCAAATAACACCAATTCAAGAATTTCGGTTGGAACAGATAGTAACAACGATTTACAATTGCGCTCCAACAATTCGTTTTTGCACGACAACGTAGATTAATTTTAGAATCATAATAATTAGGATAACCCGAAAATTGGATTTAATTTTCGGGTTATTTTTTTTATCTTCGCACAGAATTTAAAATTTGACTTCGTAAACAGGTTTTTAAAGTGAATCTTGATGATGCGTTAGGGCGAAGACAACATTATAGTTTTAAATGTAATTTAGCAATCGATAAGCCTGGCTTATTTAAATAAAAGTAAAAAATGAGTTTACAAACACTAATCATGGACGAAATTAAAACGGCCATGAGAGCAAAAGATACAGTAGCATTAGAAGCATTAAGAGCGATTAAATCTGAAATGTTATTGGCTGCAACGGCTTCAGGTTCTAAAGAAGAATTGACAGAAGACGATGAAATTAAATTGCTTCAAAGATTGGTGAAAACCCGTAAAGAAAGCGCCAGAATTTTTACCGAGCAAAACCGTCCTGATCTAGCAGAACCGGAATTGGCTCAGGTAGCAGTAATCGAGAAGTTTTTACCAGCTCAGTTAAGTGAGGAAGAAGTAGAGGCAGTAATAGCAAAAATCATTGCTGAAACCGGAGCTTCTGGAATCGCTTCAATGGGTAAAGTAATGGGATTGGCTACTGCACAATTGGGCGGAACAGCTGAAGGAAAAACCATTTCGGCAATTGTAAAAAAATTATTAGTATAAAAACAATATAAATTCCAATATTTAAAATCCAAATTCCAATTCTAAAATTGGAATTTGAGATTTGGAATTTGAAAGTTTAATATTTTCGACCACGTAGTTCAACTGGATAGAATATCAGATTTCGGCTCTGAGGGTTGGGGGTTCGAACCCCTCCGTGGTCACTAAAACAAAGGCCTGAGAATGTATGTTCTCGGGTTTTTTTGTGTCTGGAACTTTGTCACAGATCTTAATTTAAGAGGCCTGATAACTTTAAAATATAAAAAGGTTTTGTGTTACTTTCTTAACTTTGTGTACACATCCCAATACTATTAGTTAAGAAGCACTATAGATCAAAACGAATGACAAAGGAAGAGTCTGTTAAAGAGTACTATTTTAGAATCAATAAGAGTATCGATTATATTAAAGAAAACCTTCAGGAGGAACTTTCTTTAGAGAAATTGGCTGATCTTTCTAATTTCTCAAAATTTCATTTTCATCGAATCTTCAAGTCAGTAACAGGAACGACGATCAATGAGTTTATTAAAAACGCAAAGATAGAAAGAGCGCTGTTTTTCTTAATGTACAATCCTTCAAAAACGATTAGTGAAATAGCCAATGACTGTGGTTTTTTAAGCATTTCGTCTTTTTCAAGAAGTTTCCGCGAAGTGAGACAGATGACGCCAACGGAATGGCGAAAACGACATCAAAATAGCAATATTGGTATAACAGATAGCAATATTGGAAAAATGCAGTCCGAAATCGAAAACTACCTTGCACTCAAATTAAATAACTTAAAAAATATTGAAATGAGTGAAACAATGAAACTTGATTTTGAAATTAAAAAACTGGAGGCATTTAATGTTATTTACATCCGAAACCTCAATATCCACAAGCATGATAGTGAAACATTTGAAGAGATGTTTAAACAGCTTTTTAGCTGGGCTTCTCCTCGAAATTTAGTAAATTTTCCTGAAACCAAAGCGCTGACTGTTTATAGAAGCAATGCTAATTTAGAGGGAAAGCTCCAGGCTGATGTTTGTTTGTCTGTTCCCGAAAAAATAGTGGGCGAGGGAGTAATTGGCAGTACAGTAATAAGCGGGGGTTTATACGCTGTTTTCCATAAAGAAGCGCTAATGTCTGAATGTTTTAAAACCTGGAATTACATTTACGAAGTATGGTTTGAAGAAAATGGCTATCAGCCTGATAACAGGAATTTCTTTTTAAGTCATTTAAACGATCCGAAACTGCATCCTGAGAACCTTCACATTATTGACATTTACATCCCCATAAAATTACTGTGATACCGGTAAAAATTAAAATTAATTTAAATCAAATGGAATGAAATTGTCATTTAGGATCTCCTTTTCTTTGACGGGTAATGGTTTACAGTTTAATTTTAGAGTAAAGTATTTCTAATCGTATTCTATACCGTCAGGAGCATATTTAAAATTTATATAAAACAAAACGCCTTTAAATAAGGCGTTTTTTTATGCTTTTTCTCCATGAAGTTATTTTCCCTCGGGAGCGTCTTTTTGTTGGTTGTACGGTTGCTTATAGGGTTTCTATGTTATTGGTGTCAATGTACTGCTGCACTTTTAAAAATAGATCATCGCAGCCCTTTATAATTTCGGCACGTTGGTCTCTTACGGTGCTCCAGTGTCTGCTTGTTTTTCTGAGGGACAAAGCCGTAAATTCGACTGAAAAGGCTGGGCATTTTTTGGAGAGTTCCTGAAAAACAACACCTTCGCCAGTTCCCGAATTGTAGCCTTCCTGAGCTTTGCAGTTAGCTCCCTTTGAAAAATACGTTAAAAAACCATTTTCCGGATTGGTTTTATAGCTTTGGTAAATCGTTTTGAGCATCGGGTCTCCAATACTGCTGATCGCATTGTAGCTGGTTTGAAACAATCCAGCTTCGGCCTCTTCTGCCTTAGGATTAATGATGTCTTTTTTGTCGTTTCTTTCGGCTCCAACACAATGTCTTCCTGAGCTTTCAAGCATTCCCATGCCCATCATTAACACAAAGAGATGACGAAGGGTACCTGCTTCACTTTGGTCATTATCGATGCCATTGTCCTTAAAAATGGAACTGTAAAGAGTTAAAGAATCCTTATTGGGGTCTGCGCCTGGTTTTTTTGCCATTTCCTTTACGATGGGATCTCCTTTTTTCAGTTTGCAATACACTCTTCCATACGTTAAAGCCATACCTTGATAGTAACCAATTGGAGCGATTCCCTGACCTTCTTTCCAATAATAACGAACAACGTCCAGACCTTTAACTATATTGGCAATGTCGTTATAAACCGAATTACTTTGTGGGGCATCAACAGGAGCCAAATACTGGAGCGATACCCAGCCAGTTGTTTCACCGTGTTTTACTTTTGCCCATTCCTTATTTTCGAAGGTTTCAATATAGATTACAACATCTCCTTTAAACAAATCTCCTATTTTATTGTCGGTTGTTTTTTCCGGGCTTTTTCGTATCCGTACCCCATCACCTGTAACTAAATAAGTCTTTGTGGTTGTAGTAGTGGTCGGAGCGACAGCTGGCGTATTGGGAGTAGCAATTCTGTTTTTTAAAATAACAAACCAGGCTTTAGAAGTGTCTGTTAAAAAGCCATTATCGTCTATTTTAACGTTTTTTAAGCTTACAGAATTCTCTACATTACCGCCAATCACTTTTAAGGTATTTCCTTTTTTATCTACGACAAGGTCAGAATGAGAGGGGTAACTGTTCGTCGTACTGTCGTAATTAATAGTTCCGACAGAGTCTTCTCTGAGGTAACAAATTAAATCTCCAATCTCCGGCACATAGTCAGAAAGTCTATACCCCCAAAAACCATAAGCGGTATCCTCTTTTTGTTTGGCGATTATGGCTTTTCGAATGTAAGCGGAATGCTGTGCATTATAAAGAAAACGACTTTCGGCTCCGGCTGTTTTCATGATGTACGAAATGAATGCGGCCGACCATGGCTGGTCAACATCCTTGCCGTCAAGATTTGTATTTACACCCGTTTTCCAATAGGTACCAACTCTTTGGTAATAATTGTCTTCGGTTTCCCGATGTCCGGTCTTTCCAAAAACAGGTATTGATTTACCGTGTTTGTCTTTCTCGTATCGGAGAATTTCCTGCATCCCGAAAAATTCCCATTCTTCTTTTGCAATACTGATAAGTTTTTCTCTAAAAGCCATATGGTTTGAATTTAGTAGTTACGTTGAAAAGAATTGTAGATAGGTAGCTGACGTGGGGATATTCTTTTATAAGGAGGGTGATATTTCTTGTAAAGGATTGAAGTGTAGTATTTTATATAAAATTAATCAATTGCAGAACGCTTTACAACGAGTGTTTATACCTGATTTTGAGTTAGATATAAAAGGAGAAAGCAAAGAAAGGGGAAAAATAATAGCGGATGAGGATTGGCTCTTAAAACAAAAACCTGTTTCGTTTGGAAACAGGTTTTTCTAATTTTTTTGATTTGTTAAAGGAGATTATTTTTCAGATCCCGCTTTTGGTTTTCTTACCAGAATGTAAATTGAGACTAAAAAAACAATGATGTACACTATTGCTAATGCGGGTTTCTCG harbors:
- a CDS encoding GatB/YqeY domain-containing protein, giving the protein MSLQTLIMDEIKTAMRAKDTVALEALRAIKSEMLLAATASGSKEELTEDDEIKLLQRLVKTRKESARIFTEQNRPDLAEPELAQVAVIEKFLPAQLSEEEVEAVIAKIIAETGASGIASMGKVMGLATAQLGGTAEGKTISAIVKKLLV
- a CDS encoding AraC family transcriptional regulator, producing MTKEESVKEYYFRINKSIDYIKENLQEELSLEKLADLSNFSKFHFHRIFKSVTGTTINEFIKNAKIERALFFLMYNPSKTISEIANDCGFLSISSFSRSFREVRQMTPTEWRKRHQNSNIGITDSNIGKMQSEIENYLALKLNNLKNIEMSETMKLDFEIKKLEAFNVIYIRNLNIHKHDSETFEEMFKQLFSWASPRNLVNFPETKALTVYRSNANLEGKLQADVCLSVPEKIVGEGVIGSTVISGGLYAVFHKEALMSECFKTWNYIYEVWFEENGYQPDNRNFFLSHLNDPKLHPENLHIIDIYIPIKLL
- a CDS encoding DUF2272 domain-containing protein, whose amino-acid sequence is MAFREKLISIAKEEWEFFGMQEILRYEKDKHGKSIPVFGKTGHRETEDNYYQRVGTYWKTGVNTNLDGKDVDQPWSAAFISYIMKTAGAESRFLYNAQHSAYIRKAIIAKQKEDTAYGFWGYRLSDYVPEIGDLICYLREDSVGTINYDSTTNSYPSHSDLVVDKKGNTLKVIGGNVENSVSLKNVKIDDNGFLTDTSKAWFVILKNRIATPNTPAVAPTTTTTTKTYLVTGDGVRIRKSPEKTTDNKIGDLFKGDVVIYIETFENKEWAKVKHGETTGWVSLQYLAPVDAPQSNSVYNDIANIVKGLDVVRYYWKEGQGIAPIGYYQGMALTYGRVYCKLKKGDPIVKEMAKKPGADPNKDSLTLYSSIFKDNGIDNDQSEAGTLRHLFVLMMGMGMLESSGRHCVGAERNDKKDIINPKAEEAEAGLFQTSYNAISSIGDPMLKTIYQSYKTNPENGFLTYFSKGANCKAQEGYNSGTGEGVVFQELSKKCPAFSVEFTALSLRKTSRHWSTVRDQRAEIIKGCDDLFLKVQQYIDTNNIETL